One Neochlamydia sp. AcF84 genomic region harbors:
- a CDS encoding leucine-rich repeat domain-containing protein, with the protein MHSISSTSIESLPNELLLPILEACAAPPLFSVCKRWHHLLASEVMPSLYKKIGKVHVPQGNVKEQALIVDRIYKLNDRLSEGEKAKAIFEEAFTLAKALAPAELEFKWKTQEKRCFTLATYASYLININRLLMWKALPGGAEYLSQEKIKYLPLKKQGELLRDWIEENCKNTMALDLSRVGLTYLPPEICQLSKLQRLDLKQNQLTNLPAEIGQLSQLQELYLDQNQLSSLPTEIGQLSSLQRLYLNQNQLNSLPAEIGQLSSLQELDLKQNQLTSLPAEIGQLSSLQELYLDQNQLTSLPAEIGQLSQLQRLYLNQNQLINLPTEIGQLSQLQGLELNQNQLSSLPTEIGQLSSLQRLYLNQNQLTNLPAEIRQLSQLKGLELNQNQLTSLPVEIGQLPQLQWLYLKRNQLTTLPAEIGQLSQLWWLYLNQNQLTTLPAEIGQLSQLQRLELNQNQLTSLPAEIGQLSQLQELDLKQNQLTTLPAEIGQLSELHWLDLSQNQLTSLPAEIVQLPRLRRQELGLAGNPLKDIAEKIRQHFQF; encoded by the coding sequence CTCCTCCCTTATTTAGCGTCTGTAAAAGATGGCATCATCTGCTGGCTTCTGAAGTGATGCCTTCTCTTTATAAAAAAATAGGTAAAGTACATGTTCCTCAAGGAAATGTTAAGGAGCAAGCTCTTATTGTAGATAGGATTTATAAGCTGAATGATAGGCTTTCTGAAGGAGAAAAAGCTAAGGCAATCTTCGAGGAGGCCTTTACTCTAGCTAAAGCCCTTGCTCCTGCGGAGCTAGAATTTAAATGGAAAACCCAGGAAAAAAGGTGTTTTACTCTGGCTACCTATGCCTCTTATCTTATAAATATTAATCGACTGTTAATGTGGAAAGCATTGCCTGGTGGAGCGGAATACTTAAGTCAAGAAAAAATCAAGTATTTACCTTTAAAAAAACAAGGGGAGCTTCTTAGAGATTGGATTGAAGAAAATTGTAAAAATACCATGGCTTTAGATTTATCTAGAGTAGGCTTGACTTATTTACCCCCAGAAATATGCCAGTTATCTAAGCTGCAAAGGCTTGACTTAAAACAAAACCAACTCACCAACCTTCCTGCAGAAATCGGGCAATTGTCTCAGCTGCAAGAGCTTTACTTAGACCAAAACCAGCTTTCTAGCCTTCCTACAGAAATCGGACAATTGTCTTCGCTGCAAAGGCTTTACTTAAACCAAAACCAACTCAACAGCCTTCCTGCAGAAATCGGACAATTGTCTTCGCTGCAAGAGCTTGACTTAAAGCAAAACCAGCTCACCAGTCTGCCTGCAGAGATAGGGCAATTGTCTTCGCTGCAAGAGCTTTACTTAGACCAAAACCAGCTCACCAGCCTTCCTGCAGAAATTGGGCAATTGTCTCAGCTGCAAAGACTTTACTTAAACCAGAACCAACTCATCAACCTGCCTACAGAAATCGGGCAATTGTCTCAGCTGCAAGGGCTTGAATTAAATCAAAACCAGCTCTCTAGCCTTCCTACAGAAATCGGACAATTGTCTTCGCTGCAAAGGCTTTACTTAAACCAAAACCAACTCACCAACCTTCCTGCAGAAATCCGGCAGCTGTCTCAGCTGAAAGGACTTGAATTAAATCAAAACCAGCTCACCAGCCTGCCTGTAGAAATCGGTCAGCTGCCTCAGCTGCAATGGCTTTACTTAAAGCGAAACCAGCTCACCACTCTGCCTGCAGAAATCGGGCAATTGTCTCAGCTGTGGTGGCTTTACTTAAACCAAAACCAGCTCACCACTCTGCCTGCAGAAATCGGGCAGCTGTCTCAGCTGCAAAGGCTTGAATTAAATCAAAACCAGCTCACTAGCCTGCCTGCAGAAATCGGACAATTGTCTCAGCTGCAAGAGCTTGACTTAAAGCAAAACCAGCTCACTACTCTGCCTGCAGAAATTGGGCAATTGTCTGAGCTGCACTGGCTTGATTTAAGCCAAAACCAGCTCACCAGCCTGCCTGCAGAAATTGTGCAGCTGCCTCGACTGCGAAGGCAAGAGCTTGGATTAGCGGGAAATCCTTTGAAAGATATTGCAGAAAAAATAAGGCAGCATTTCCAATTTTAG